The genomic DNA ATCGGAACTTATCTCAGTAAGAAGTATCAGCAGCAGGGGTATGAAATCATACATATTTCTAGACAGCCAGGCCATATATCATGGCGGGACCACAAGGGAATTGTACATGCGTTGGAGCAGGCGGACATGCTGATCAATCTGGCGGGAAAATCCGTCGACTGCCGTTATACCGACAAGAATAAAAAGGCCATCATGGACTCACGTACGGAGACGACCCAGCTTCTCGGCGCTGCCGTGCTTGCCTGCAAGCAGCCGCCTGCCCTCTGGATCAATTCCAGCACGGCCACGATCTACAGACATGCGGAGGATCGGCCCATGACGGAAGCTGGCGGCGAGATCGGAACTGGCTTCTCCGTCGAGGTGGCCCAAGCATGGGAGCAGACCTTTTTTGCCTTTAAATTGCCGGCAACCAGACAAGCGGCGCTGCGGATTTCCATCGTTCTTGGAGAAGGCGGGGGCGTCATGACGCCGTACAAAAACCTCGTCCGCTTCGGGCTTGGCGGCATCCAAGGCCCGGGAACCCAGCGGTTCAGCTGGATTCATATCGAGGACATTTACGGCATTATTTCGTTTCTGCAGGCCAGGGAGGATTTGAGCGGCGTGTTCAATTGCGCCTCTCCGAACCCTGTCACCAACCGGGAGCTCATGAGCGAAATGCGGCGGGCGATGAACCGCAAATTCGGTCTGCCTTCGCCGAAATGGCTGCTGGAGCTTGGCGCCGTCATGATTCAGACGGAAACCGAATTAATTCTAAAGAGCCGCTGGGTGATTCCAGAGCGATTAGAGCAGGAAGGCTATGAGTTCAAATTTCCCCGGCTGGATCAGACGTTGCGCAGCATTCTTCATTTAGCCGAAGATTGGAGATAGGAAGATGAGGCTCACAAAAAGATGGCAACGCATATTAGTAGTTGTGCTTATTTTGTCAGCAGTGATCTATTTGAACAATACCTCCCTGCTGACTAAGGAGCGCAGCGGGTCACCTTTCCTGCTGGCGCACCGCGGTCTTGGTCAAACGTTCAGCATGGAGGGCATGGAGGGAGATACTTGCACGGCCACCCGAATTTTCGAGCCGGAGCACCCTTACCTGGAGAACACCATCCCTTCCATGCAGGCTGCCTTCGATGCCGGAGCGGACATGGTGGAACTGGATATTAAGCCGACCAAGGATGGCCAATTCGCCGTGTTCCATGACTGGACACTGGAATGCCGGACGAACGTGCAGGGCATGGTCGGTGATTATACGATGGATGAGCTGAAGGATATCGATATCGGCTACGGCTACACGGCGGATAACGGCGCGACATACCCTTTTCGCGGGAAAGGCATTGGGTTGATGCCGTCGCTGGATGAGGTGCTGGAGCATTTTCCGAAAGGAACTTTCCTGCTTCATATTAAAAGCAATGACCCGGAGGAGGGCCGCCAGCTCGCGCAATATCTTGCGGATCTGCCAGAGGATCGTTTGCATGACCTGACAGTTTATGGAGGCGATGAACCTATAGCTGCCTTGCAGGGGGAATTGCCCGGGCTGAGAGTAATGTCAAAGGCTACACTCAAAAGCTGTCTGCTTGCGTACGAAGGGGTCGGTTGGAGCGGTTATATGCCTTCGGCCTGCAGAAACACGCAGCTACATATCCCCTTGAAGTTCGCTCCGTGGCTATGGGGGTGGCCAAATAAATTTCTTAACCGGATGGATGACGCCGGTACGCGGGTAATCGTTGTCGCAGGCAGCGGGGAGTGGTCGGAAGGATTTGATACCGTAGAGGATTTAACAAGGCTTCCCAAAGGCTATACCGGCGGGATCTGGACGAACAGGATTGACCGGATTGCGCCGGCGTTACTGCACAATAAATGAAGCAGGATAAGACGACATAGCAAACACCCCGCTAATTGCTTTAGCGGGGTGTTTATGCATAATGGATTTACTCCGGCGGCTGGGAACGGCGTACAGGCTGACGGCTTCTTTCCGCAGCGCGCCAGTTCCTGGGGCCTCGAGGGCGGTCAACCACATGCCGCCCCCGAAATTCAACGCCTTAAGAGCCTGCACCTTTATAGCGTCTGACCCCCATGTTCCATGCCAGCAGACCGATTGTGAGGAAGATTCCCCCCATCACCGGAGTAAGCAGGGCCATGCTCGTCATCTCTTCCCGCTGCAAGAATAGAGCAGCCGGATAAATACCGACGAAGGCGAACGGGATGACCCATGTCAGTAAAATTTGGATCGCCCGGTTATAAATCGTTATGGGATAGCGCCCATAGTTCTGTATATTGAACATCAGCGGCAGGATCCCAGTTGGTGCGTCTGAATAGAACGACAATGAGGTAAGCGCGGTGTAGATCCCTGCATAAATGGCGACCGCGCTCAACGTCAGAATAATCAGCGCCGGAATGGTCCACCATTCCAGCGGAAGGCCGAGCTGCCCGCCGCTAATCACCATAATGATGATGCCGACGAGGCCGCCGATCAGAGCTGGCGGGTCGATATTTTCAAGGAAAATTTGAAATAAATGATGCGCCGGACGCGTCAGCACGCGGTCCATCTCCCCTTTGACGATATAGCGTTCGCTGAAATTCCACATATTGACGAAGCAACTGAACACGGCATATGGCACCATAAAGAAGCCGTAGACGAATATCACCTCGTTTTGGCTCCAGCCGCCCAGGCTGTCAGTGTGCATGAACACGACCAGGATGAAAATAAAGTTCGTCGCCTGGAACAGCAAATCCGAGATCACCTCGACCCAAAAATCGGCGCGATAAGTAAGCCGGGTTTTCATGTAATTTTTAAAATATTCTAGAATCAAGCCTAGGTAGTACAACATCCTCGTCATACCTCTCGTCAACCTCCTTGCACGAACAGGCGCTGCCGCGCTGCCCGGTATAACAGAATCATCGGGATGATTAAAGCCGCGAACCAGAACACCTGAATGCCCAGCACGTTCCAGATGCCTACGCCCTGCACTCGGCCCGTAAAGACGGAGCCCGGCAAATAGGTGATCGCCTGAAAAGGCAGCACCTCAAGCACTTTGGACAGCCAGCCAGGGAACAGGCTGATCGGTACGATAAGCCCTGAGAAGAGATCGACGAGGACCCGCTTCATCCGCATAACGCCTTCATTATTCTCGATAAAGAAGGCCGAGAGGCCTGTTATGACATTAATCTGCGAATTGATCAGGAAGCTGAAGATCAGCATGACAAGAAAGCCAGCCCATGCCGACGGGGCGGTTGGCAGCTGCACCGGGAACAGGAGCATAGCGATGGCCATGCCGGGAATCATGAACAGCAGGAAGCGGAACATGCCTTCCCCAAGCCCCTGCATCATTTTGGCAAATACATAGTTATAGGGACGTATGAACTGGATGGCAATGCTGCCGTCGCGGATATCGGACGAGATTTCCCGGTCCAGATTGTTGAAATAAAATGCCCTGGCCATCCAGGATACTGCAACATACGTCGTCATCTGCACGGCGGTAAAGCCGCCCAAGGAATCACCGTCGCCATAGATGGCTTTCCAGGTGAAATAGTTGACCCCGATATTGAGAGTATAGATTAGAATACCGGTGTAGTAATTAATTCGGTATGCAAGCATGGTCAGGAAGCGGATGCGGATAAAATCCAAATATGCGTCAAGCAGCAGACGCTTTCCGC from Paenibacillus woosongensis includes the following:
- a CDS encoding ABC transporter permease, which gives rise to MLDAYLDFIRIRFLTMLAYRINYYTGILIYTLNIGVNYFTWKAIYGDGDSLGGFTAVQMTTYVAVSWMARAFYFNNLDREISSDIRDGSIAIQFIRPYNYVFAKMMQGLGEGMFRFLLFMIPGMAIAMLLFPVQLPTAPSAWAGFLVMLIFSFLINSQINVITGLSAFFIENNEGVMRMKRVLVDLFSGLIVPISLFPGWLSKVLEVLPFQAITYLPGSVFTGRVQGVGIWNVLGIQVFWFAALIIPMILLYRAARQRLFVQGG
- a CDS encoding TIGR01777 family oxidoreductase, which produces MTGKIVLAGGTGFIGTYLSKKYQQQGYEIIHISRQPGHISWRDHKGIVHALEQADMLINLAGKSVDCRYTDKNKKAIMDSRTETTQLLGAAVLACKQPPALWINSSTATIYRHAEDRPMTEAGGEIGTGFSVEVAQAWEQTFFAFKLPATRQAALRISIVLGEGGGVMTPYKNLVRFGLGGIQGPGTQRFSWIHIEDIYGIISFLQAREDLSGVFNCASPNPVTNRELMSEMRRAMNRKFGLPSPKWLLELGAVMIQTETELILKSRWVIPERLEQEGYEFKFPRLDQTLRSILHLAEDWR
- a CDS encoding ABC transporter permease; the protein is MLYYLGLILEYFKNYMKTRLTYRADFWVEVISDLLFQATNFIFILVVFMHTDSLGGWSQNEVIFVYGFFMVPYAVFSCFVNMWNFSERYIVKGEMDRVLTRPAHHLFQIFLENIDPPALIGGLVGIIIMVISGGQLGLPLEWWTIPALIILTLSAVAIYAGIYTALTSLSFYSDAPTGILPLMFNIQNYGRYPITIYNRAIQILLTWVIPFAFVGIYPAALFLQREEMTSMALLTPVMGGIFLTIGLLAWNMGVRRYKGAGS
- a CDS encoding glycerophosphodiester phosphodiesterase family protein — translated: MRLTKRWQRILVVVLILSAVIYLNNTSLLTKERSGSPFLLAHRGLGQTFSMEGMEGDTCTATRIFEPEHPYLENTIPSMQAAFDAGADMVELDIKPTKDGQFAVFHDWTLECRTNVQGMVGDYTMDELKDIDIGYGYTADNGATYPFRGKGIGLMPSLDEVLEHFPKGTFLLHIKSNDPEEGRQLAQYLADLPEDRLHDLTVYGGDEPIAALQGELPGLRVMSKATLKSCLLAYEGVGWSGYMPSACRNTQLHIPLKFAPWLWGWPNKFLNRMDDAGTRVIVVAGSGEWSEGFDTVEDLTRLPKGYTGGIWTNRIDRIAPALLHNK